Proteins from a genomic interval of Grus americana isolate bGruAme1 chromosome 37, bGruAme1.mat, whole genome shotgun sequence:
- the CHD8 gene encoding chromodomain-helicase-DNA-binding protein 8 isoform X3: MADPIMDLFDDPNLFSLDPLTDETFAPPSHDPIEEALGLSGALDPPQNPPAPPESSGPPPEDPLPPQNPPDPQQSQLAPPSDQEILSQGNPFMGVSAALPPTPSSSSGVPQPPKIVILKAPPTGGPPQSPAIPPPGGGATPNGGKVTFAKVLTGTPQLRPGVSIVTGNAATVLSGKVTPAGTGGATGTAPPAAAAAVHRLVQPGRPVKQLVLQPVKAGGAGTPLKPAVTLTSAPAQGESKRITLVLQQPPGGNAPPGQRHVVLGSLPGKIVLQGNQLAALGQAKGTPGQPAKVVTIQLQVQQPPAGQPGAPQKIQLLQQPAGAGGQPAPVAVSSVPQVVGGAGQRLTVPLKVVLQPQAGSSQGGSPGLSVVKVLSTSEVAALATPGSRGASEESRKLEHQKKQEKANRIVAEAIARARARGEQNIPRVLNEDELPSVRPEEEGERKRRRKGTGERGGHKEERPRKGKGQGGSGKSKGRSKPSTITPVVGKKRKRNASSDNSDAEVMPAQSPREEEETSVQKRRSNRQVKRKKYTEDLDIKITDDEEDEELDVTGPIRPEQPPVPQPPVPEPEPEGETLPSMQFFVENPSEEDAAIVDKVLSMRVVKKELPSGQLTESEEFFVKYKNYSYLHCEWATIDQLEKDKRIHQKLKRFKTKMTQMRHFFHEDEEPFNPDYVEVDRILDESHSVDKDNGEPVVYYLVKWCSLPYEDSTWELKEDVDEGKIGEFKRIQARHPELKRLARPQAGSWKKLELSHEYKNHNQLREYQLEGVNWLLFNWYNRQNCILADEMGLGKTIQSIAFLQEVYNVGIRGPFLVIAPLSTITNWEREFNTWTEMNSIVYHGSLASRQMIQQYEMYCKDSRGRLIPGAYKFDALITTFEMILSDCPELREIEWRCVIIDEAHRLKNRNCKLLDSLKHMDLEHKVLLTGTPLQNTVEELFSLLHFLEPSQFPSEAEFLKDFGDLKTEEQVQKLQAILKPMMLRRLKEDVEKNLAPKQETIIEVELTNIQKKYYRAILEKNFSFLSKGAGHTNMPNLLNTMMELRKCCNHPYLINGAEEKILAEFRESCHHHVPHDFHLQAMVRSAGKLVLIDKLLPKLKAGGHKVLIFSQMVRCLDILEDYLIQKRYLYERIDGRVRGNLRQAAIDRFSKPDSDRFVFLLCTRAGGLGINLTAADTCIIFDSDWNPQNDLQAQARCHRIGQSKAVKVYRLITRNSYEREMFDKASLKLGLDKAVLQSMSGREGNIAGIQQFSKKEIEDLLRKGAYAAIMEEDDEGSKFCEEDIDQILLRRTTTITIESEGKGSTFAKASFVASENRTDIALDDPNFWQKWAKKADLDLDLLNSKNNLVIDTPRVRKQTRHFSTLRDDDLVEFSDLESEDEERPRSRRHDRHHHALHHAYGRTDCFRVEKHLLVYGWGRWREILSHGRFKRRLSERDVETICRAILVYCLLHYRGDENIKGFIWDLISPTENGLSIPVPRGRKGKKVKSQSTFDVHKAEWIRKYNPDTLFQDESYKKHLKHQCNKVLLRVRMLYYLRQEVIGDQAEKVLAGAVASEIDIWFPLVEQLEVPTAWWDAEADKSLLIGVFKHGYEKYNTMRADPALCFLEKAGRPDEKAIAAEQRLDVGEGVDFEKDCEDPEYKPLAGAAKEADDEGDPLMLLDEEISVVDGDEGHPPQTGHPPWPPGSVLTARLRRLIAACQRSYQREQLRVEAAERGDRRRRRCEAACKLKEMARREKQQRWTRREQADFYRVASSFGVEFDPEGGRFRWGRFRTLARLEKKTDENLTKFFHGFVAMCRQVCRLPPAPGDEPPDPSIPVSPVSAVRASRGLRRLSLLRLLREQVLRHPLLPARLALCPPPGPDLPPWWERGHHDGELLRGAARHGLARPETTILGDPDFSFATARWRYLRSRAEVGGTPPPQPPQNVLGRPTPPPPTEDEDSELEKLSASVSESSSCDEDSEEERGPEPSCRAEEEEEEEEEEEEEEEEEEEEEEEGSPPTSGEGGPPPPPPLPHLHEWPKERALIRRLDLICRAVLADDFGGTPGGGGGGGGGGGGGYPQIPPPAPAEPPLYPPRPRHPEKEFTVQIKDEEGLKLTFQKQRLAPNGALRDGPPKKTSKKLVELELRCLEGLREAGGGDPENRVPPPKETPPLPPPPPRPDFAVDPRFLPPFLPSPPAPPPAAGLALSKMAALLGGGAGGGASFPPLPPPFRPPLPHPEEEEDDDEEEEEEEEEAAPFPLLADPMLPPTSDSD; encoded by the exons atggcCGACCCCATCATGGACCTCTTCGACGACCCGAATCTTTTCAGCCTCGACCCCCTGACGGACGAAACCTTCGCTCCCCCCTCCCACGACCCCATCGAAGAAGCTTTAGGTTTATCCGGGGCTTtagaccccccccaaaatcctccagcccccccagaaTCTTCCGGTCCCCCTCCAGAAGATCCTTTacccccccaaaatcctcccGACCCCCAACAATCTCAACTCGCCCCCCCATCCGACCAAGAAATCCTCAGTCAAGGCAACCCCTTTATGGGGGTGTCCGCTGCTttgccccccaccccttctTCATCATCTGGGGTCCCTCAACCCCCCAAAATCGTCATCCTCAAAGCCCCCCCAACGGGGGGGCCCCCCCAATCGCCCGCCATTCCCCCCCCAGGAGGTGGGGCGACCCCCAACGGGGGGAAAGTGACTTTCGCCAAGGTTTTAACCGGAACCCCCCAACTTCGTCCCGGCGTTTCCATCGTTACCGGTAACGCCGCCACGGTTTTAAGCGGCAAAGTGACTCCCGCCGGAACGGGAGGGGCTACCGGAaccgccccccccgccgccgccgccgccgttcACCGATTGGTTCAACCGGGAAGACCCGTCAAGCAATTGGTGTTGCAACCGGTCAAGGCGGGGGGAGCCGGGACCCCCCTAAAACCTGCCGTCACCCTCACGTCGGCGCCGGCGCAG GGCGAATCGAAACGCATCACCTTGGTTCTCCAGCAACCTCCGGGCGGTAACGCTCCTCCAGGTCAACGCCACGTGGTGTTGGGTAGTTTACCGGGCAAGATCGTCTTGCAAGGCAACCAACTGGCCGCCCTCGGTCAAGCCAAAGGAACGCCGGGTCAACCAGCCAAGGTGGTCACCATCCAACTCCAAGTTCAACAACCTCCCGCTGGCCAACCGGGTGCCCCCCAGAAGATCCAGCTCCTCCAACAACCCGCCGGCGCCGGCGGACAACCGGCTCCCGTTGCCGTCTCTTCCGTGCCGCAGGTGGTGGGGGGCGCGGGGCAGAGGTTGACGGTGCCGTTGAAGGTGGTCTTGCAGCCCCAG GCTGGTTCATCTCAGGGCGGTTCTCCTGGTCTCTCGGTGGTGAAGGTCCTGAGCACCAGCGAGGTGGCCGCCCTGGCCACCCCGGGCTCGCGTGGTGCCTCAGAAGAAAGCCGTAAACTGGAACACcagaagaagcaggagaaggcCAACCGTATCGTGGCCGAGGCCATCGCCCGCGCCCGAGCTCGGGGCGAGCAGAACATCCCCCGTGTCCTCAACGAGGACGAGCTCCCGAGCGTCCGGCCGGAGGAGGAAGGTGAACGCAAACGCCGACGCAAAGGGACCGGCGAACGCGGTGGACACAAGGAGGAGAGACCTCGCAAGGGTAAAGGTCAAGGTGGTTCCGGCAAGAGCAAAGGCCGAAGCAAACCCAG CACCATCACGCCGGTGGTGGGCAAGAAACGGAAGCGCAACGCCTCCTCCGACAACTCCGACGCCGAGGTGATGCCGGCGCAGTCGCCGcgggaggaagaagaaaccagCGTCCAG aaGCGACGGTCAAATCGGCAGGTCAAGCGGAAGAAGTACACCGAAGATTTGGACATCAAGATCACCGATGATGAGGAGGACGAAGAGTTGGACGTAACAGGGCCGATTCGACCGGAGCAACCGCCGGTCCCTCAACCCCCCGTCCCAGAACCGGAGCCGGAGGGCGAGACGTTGCCCTCCATGCAGTTTTTTGTG GAAAACCCCAGCGAGGAGGACGCGGCCATCGTGGATAAGGTCCTCTCCATGAGGGTGGTGAAGAAAGAG CTTCCGTCGGGGCAGTTGACGGAGTCGGAAGAGTTTTTCGTCAAATATAAGAACTA CTCCTACCTCCACTGCGAGTGGGCCACCATCGACCAACTGGAGAAAGACAAGAGGATCCACCAAAAGCTGAAGCGTTTCAAGACGAAGATGACTCAGATGCGACATTTTTTCCACGAg GATGAAGAACCCTTCAACCCCGACTACGTAGAGGTGGACCGCATCTTGGACGAGTCCCACAGCGTCGACAAAGACAACGGGGAG CCGGTGGTCTACTACCTGGTGAAGTGGTGCTCCTTACCCTACGAGGACAGCACTTGGGAGCTCAAGGAGGACGTAGACGAGGGGAAAATCGGGGAATTCAAACGTATCCAAGCCCGACACCCGGAACTCAAGCGCTTG gcCCGTCCTCAAGCCGGTTCCTGGAAGAAACTGGAGCTCTCCCACGAGTACAAGAACCACAACCAGCTTCGCGAGTACCAACTGGAAGGGGTCAACTGGTTGCTCTTCAACTGGTACAACAG GCAGAACTGCATCCTGGCCGACGAGATGGGCTTGGGCAAGACCATCCAATCCATCGCTTTCCTACAAGAGGTCTACAACGTTGGTATCCGCGGTCCTTTCTTGGTCATCGCCCCGCTCTCCACCATCACCAACTGGGAACGGGAGTTCAACACCTGGACGGAGATGAACAGCATCGTCTACCACGGCAGTTTGGCTTCTCGGCAGATGATCCAACAGTACGAGATGTACTGCAAGGACTCGCGG GGTCGTCTCATCCCCGGAGCCTACAAATTCGACGCGCTCATCACCACCTTCGAGATGATCCTCTCCGACTGCCCCGAGCTGCGAGAGATCGAGTGGCGTTGTGTCATCATCGACGAGGCCCACCGCTTGAAGAACCGCAACTGCAAATTGCTCGACAGCCTCAAGCACATGGACCTG GAGCACAAAGTTCTCTTGACGGGCACCCCGCTGCAAAACACGGTGGAAGAGCTCTTCAGTCTCCTGCACTTCCTGGAACCCTCCCAGTTCCCTTCTGAAGCAGAGTTCCTCAAGGACTTTGGAGACCTCAAGACGGAGGAGCAG GTGCAGAAGCTCCAGGCCATCCTCAAGCCCATGATGCTCCGTCGGTTGAAGGAGGACGTGGAGAAGAACCTGGCGCCCAAGCAGGAGACCATCATTGAGGTGGAGTTGACCAACATTCAGAAGAAATACTACCGGGCCATCCTGGAGAAGaacttctccttcctctccaagGGTGCCGGTCACACCAACATGCCCAACCTGCTCAACACCATGATGGAACTCCGCAAGTGCTGCAACCACCCCTACCTCATCAACG GCGCGGAGGAGAAGATCTTGGCGGAATTTCGGGAATCTTGTCACCACCACGTGCCCCACGACTTCCACCTCCAGGCCATGGTCCGCTCGGCCGGCAAACTGGTGCTCATCGACAAGCTGCTGCCCAAGCTGAAGGCCGGTGGCCACAAGGTGCTCATCTTCTCCCAGATGGTGCGTTGCCTCGACATCTTGGAGGACTACCTCATCCAGAAGAG GTACCTCTACGAACGGATCGACGGCCGGGTGAGGGGCAACCTACGACAAGCGGCCATCGATCGCTTCAGCAAACCCGACTCGGATCGTTTCGTCTTCCTCCTCTGCACGCGGGCGGGTGGCTTGGGCATCAACCTCACCGCCGCCGACACCTGCATCATCTTCGACTCCGACTGGAACCCCCAAAACGATCTCCAG GCTCAAGCGCGGTGTCATCGGATCGGGCAGAGCAAAGCGGTGAAGGTCTATCGCCTCATCACGAGGAACTCCTACGAACGGGAGATGTTCGATAAGGCCAGCCTCAAGTTGGGGCTCGACAAGGCGGTGCTGCAGTCCATGAGCGGCCGAGAGGGCAACATCGCGGGG ATCCAGCAGTTCTCCAAAAAGGAGATCGAGGACCTGCTGCGTAAAGGGGCCTACGCGGCCATCATGGAAGAGGATGATGAAGGTTCCAAGTTCTGCGAGGAGGACATCGACCAGATCCTGCTGCGCCgtaccaccaccatcaccatcGAGAGCGAGGGGAAGGGTTCCACCTTCGCCAAG GCGAGCTTCGTGGCTTCCGAAAACCGTACCGACATTGCCTTGGATGATCCCAACTTCTGGCAGAAGTGGGCCAAGAAAGCCGACCTGGACCTGGACCTCCTGAACAGCAAg AACAACCTGGTGATCGACACGCCGCGGGTGCGGAAGCAGACGCGACACTTCAGCACTCTTCGGGACGATGACCTGGTGGAGTTCTCGGACCTGGAGAGCGAGGATGAGGAGAGACCTCGATCCCGACGCCACGACCGGCATCACCACGCCTTGCATCACGCCTACGGTCGCACCGACTGCTTCCGCGTGGAGAAGCACCTCCTGGTTTACGG CTGGGGCCGATGGCGGGAGATCCTGTCCCACGGGCGGTTCAAGCGACGCCTCTCGGAGCGAGACGTGGAGACCATCTGCCGGGCCATCTTGGTCTACTGTCTCCTTCACTACCGAGGTGACGAGAACATCAAAGGCTTCATCTGGGACCTCATCAGCCCCACCGAGAACG GTCTTTCCATCCCGGTTCCTCGAGGTCGGAAAGGGAAGAAGGTGAAGTCCCAAAGTACCTTTGATGTCCACAAAGCCGAGTGGATCCGCAAGTACAACCCCGACACCCTCTTCCAAGACGAGAGCTACAAGAAACATCTCAAGCACCAATGCAACAA GGTTCTCCTGAGGGTACGGATGCTCTACTACCTGCGGCAGGAGGTGATCGGGGACCAGGCGGAGAAGGTGCTGGCGGGGGCGGTGGCCAG CGAGATCGACATCTGGTTCCCGCTGGTGGAGCAACTGGAGGTTCCCACCGCCTGGTGGGACGCCGAAGCCGACAAATCCCTCCTCATCGGCGTCTTCAAACACG GTTACGAGAAGTACAACACGATGCGCGCCGACCCCGCGCTCTGCTTCCTGGAGAAGGCCGGCCGCCCCGACGAGAAGGCTATCGCTGCCGAGCAGCGCTTGGACGTCGGGGAAGG ggtgGATTTCGAGAAGGACTGCGAGGACCCCGAGTACAAACCCTTGGCGGGGGCGGCCAAGGAAGCGGACGACGAG GGTGACCCCTTGATGCTGCTGGACGAGGAGATCTCGGTGGTGGACGGGGACGAAG gcCACCCCCCCCAAACGGGCCACCCGCCCTGGCCCCCCGGCTCGGTGCTGACGGCGCGGTTGCGTCGGTTGATCGCGGCGTGCCAGCGCTCCTACCAGCGGGAGCAGCTCCGCGTGGAGGCGGCCGAACGCGGCGACCGACGGCGCCGCCGCTGCGAAGCCGCCTGCAAGCTCAAGGAGATGGCCAGGAGGGAGAAACAGCAGAG GTGGACCCGTCGAGAACAGGCCGATTTCTACCGGGTGGCCTCGAGTTTTGGGGTGGAGTTTGATCCCGAGGGTGGTCGTTTCCGGTGGGGTCGGTTCCGGACTTTGGCCAGGTTGGAGAAGAAGACGGACGAGAACCTCACCAAGTTCTTCCACGGTTTCGTCGCCATGTGCCGGCAGGTTTGCCGACTGCCGCCCGCCCCTGGAGACG AACCTCCGGACCCCTCCATCCCCGTCTCGCCCGTTTCCGCCGTCCGAGCTTCTCGTGGTCTTCGTCGCCTGTCCCTCCTCCGTCTCCTTCGCGAGCAGGTCCTCCGTCACCCGTTGCTCCCCGCCCGCCTGGCCCTTTgtcccccgcccggcccggaCCTTCCGCCGTGGTGGGAACGTGGTCACCACGATGGAGAACTTCTCCGCGGCGCGGCTCGGCACGGTTTGGCGCGTCCCGAAACGACGATTTTGGGGGACCCCGATTTTTCCTTCGCGACGGCGAGGTGGCGTTATCTTCGATCTCGAGCCGAGGTTGGTGGGACCCCACCTCCTCAGCCCCCCCAAAATGTCCTCGGCCGTCCCACCCCGCCGCCTCCGACCGAGGATGAAGATTCCGAGCTGGAGAAGTTGTCGGCGTCCGTTTCCGAATCGTCTTCTTGCGATGAGGACAGCGAGGAGGAGAGGG gCCCGGAGCCTTCCTGTAGGgcggaggaagaggaagaagaggaggaagaggaagaggaagaagaggaggaagaagaagaggaagaggaagaggggtcCCCCCCAACTTCCGGCGAGGGggggcccccccctcccccgcccctcccccacctccaCGAGTGGCCCAAG GAACGAGCCCTGATCCGCCGCTTGGACCTGATCTGCCGGGCCGTCCTCGCCGACGATTTCGGGGGGACCcccgggggagggggaggaggaggaggaggaggagggggggggtacccccaaatccccccccccgcccccgccgaaCCCCCACTTtacccgccccgcccccgccaccCGGAGAAGGAATTCACCGTCCAGATCAAAGAC GAGGAAGGGTTGAAGTTGACTTTCCAGAAGCAGCGGCTGGCGCCCAACGGGGCGCTGCGCGACGGCCCCCcgaaaaaaaccagcaagaaatTGGTGGAG CTGGAGCTGCGCTGCCTCGAGGGGTTAcgggaagcgggggggggggaccccgaAAATCGCGTCCCTCCCCCCAAGGAGacgccgcccctcccccccccgccgccgcgccccgaTTTCGCCGTCGACCCCCGGTTCCTCCCG